In Deinococcus maricopensis DSM 21211, the sequence GGACGTCCGGACGGCGACGGCGCGGCGCCCGCCGCGAAACCGCAGGCGTCCACGCCGGCCCGCACGCGCGCGCCGAAGCCGCCCAAGAAGCCGATGGCGGAGCCGCGCATCGGAGTGGGCTCCATCGTGCTGCGCGGGGATGAGATCCTGCTGGTGCGCGAGCGGGGCCGCTGGAGCCTCCCGAAAGGCGGCCTGGAAGCCGGGGAGCTGGTGCAGACCGGCGCGATCCGCGAGACGTACGAGGAGACCGGCCTGCGCGTCGAGACGCGGGAGCTGGCGTTCATCGTGGAGTTCCACGCGCAGACGTGGGGGCATCACCTGCAGTTCTTCTACGTGGGCCGCGAGGTGGGCGGCACGCTCGGTCCGCGCGATCCGGACAAAGAGGTGCAGGAGGCGAAGTTCATTCCGATTCGGCAGCTGCGCGAATACCTGCGGTTCCGTCCGCGGCTGCTGGCGCTGGAGGCGTGGCTCAAGGAGCGCCGCCCGCGGCACTTCGTGTTCGACCTTGATCAGGAGCCCGCGATGCTCCGCAAGCGCCGCCGCGTGGACGGCGCCGCCGACGCCGTCGAGTAACCCCGGCTGGAGGACGGTCGGACCAGGCCACGCCCTGGTCCGACCGTTCGCCGTTCAGGGGTCAGGCCACGGCTCCAGCGCGGGGCGCGCGGCGCGCAGGAACGCTTCGGCCTGCGCCACGGGAAGCGGACGCGAGACGTGGTAGCCCTGCACGGTGTCACCGCCGAGGGCCTGCACGGTGCGCAGTTGCTGCGCTGTTTCGACGCCTTCCACGACGACGCGCAGGTCCAGGTCGTGTGCGAGGTGCGTGATGGCGCGCACGAGCGCCCCGCCGCGCCCGTCGATGGCCTGCATGAATGACCGGTCGATTTTCAGGGTGTTGACGTGCAGGCGCTGCAGGTAGCTGAGGCTGCTGTACCCGGTGCCGAAATCATCCAGGGCCGTGCGGACGCCGAGCGCGTGGAGGGCAGCGAGTTTGGCGTTGCTGGCCTCGAGGTCCTGAATGAGCGTGGACTCCGTGAGTTCCACGGCGAGCGCGTGGCCGGGCACGCCGTGGGTCCGCAGCGTCGCCTCGACGCTGCGGACGAAGTCCGGCAGCGCGAACTGCAGGGCGGAGACGTTCACGCTCACGCGCGCGTGCGTGTACCCGGCGGCGTGCCAGGCGCGCAGCTGCCGGCAGGCGGCGCGCAGCACCCACTCGCCGATGGGGACGATCAGGCCGCGCGTCTCGGCGACCGGAATGAACTGGGCGGGTGACACCGCGCCGAGGGTGGGGTTGTGCCAGCGCAGCAGCGCTTCGAAGCTGCGGAGCGTGCCGGTGCGGGCGTCCACGAGGGGCTGGTAGTGCAGTTCGAACTCGCCGCGGGCGGCGGCGCCCTGCAGTTGCGCGTCGAGTTCGAACTGTGCGCTGCTTTGGTGGTGCCAGTCGTGCTGGAAGGTGCGGTGGGTGTTGCGGCCTGCCTGCTTCGCCTGGTACATGGCGAGGTCGGCGTAGCTGAGGGCGGTGCTGGCGTCGGTGGTGTCGGCGGGGACGTGCGCGATGCCGATGCTGGCGGACAGCGTGAGCTGCCGGCCGTCTACGCGGAACGGCTGGGCGAGGTGGTCGAGGAGGCGCGCGGCGGCGTGTTCGGCGGTGGCGCCGGGGGCGTCGGCGTTGAGGTCGCAGAGGACGACGACGAGTTCGTCCCCGCCGACGCGGGCGATCAGGTCGTTCGGGCGCAGGTGGCGCTGCACGCGCGCGCAGGCCTCGCGCAGGACGACGTCGCCGGTGGCGTGTCCGAACAGGTCGTTGATGGGCTTGAAGCGGTCCAGGTCGATGAACAGCACGGCGAGCGGCACGCCGGTCATGGCGGCGCTCTCGATGAGGTTCGGGAGGTCGCGTTGCAGGGCCGCGCGGTTCGGCAGTCCGGTCAGGGCGTCGAGGTACGCCTGGCGCTGCAGCTGGCGTTGCAGGTGCGCGTTCTGGTATTCGGTGAGGCTCAGTCGGGCGACGACGAGCAGCGCCGTGATGAGGGTGAGGGTGTCGGGGCCGGTGGCGCGCGCGCCGGCGAACGCGCGGATGAACGTGACGGTGATGGCGAGGTACGGGAGCAGCCTGAGGACGACGGGCGCGATGGTCGCCCAGCGTCCGCCGGTGTGCGTGGCGCGCCGGGCGGTGGCGGGCATGACGCTGCGGTGAGCGGCGAGGCCGATCAGGGCCGCGGCCCACACCCACAGCGGGTCGAGGGGGCTGCCGACGGCGTACAGGCCGCGCGTGACGAGGTTGCCGTACAGGATGTGCGCGGTGCCGAACAGCAGCAGGGCGAGGGTGAGCCAGCCGGTGTACGCGCGGGCGGGGTTGTGGGGTTGCCGCAACGCGAACACCATCATGGTGGTGAGGAGCAGCAGGTTGGAGATGTGCTGCGCGACGACGATCGGGTGGTCGTGCAGGAGCGTGTTGACGTTCAGGCCGATGACGGGGACGCTGGCGAGGGTGAGCAGGACGATGGCGACGTCGAGCGCGAAGGTGGCTGTCTGGACGCGACCGGCAGGGGCGTTGAACATGTAGCCGATCCCGGCCAGGAACAGCGGGGGGAAGAGCACGAAGCCGATTTCGGCGGGTGAGGGGTACGGGACGGTGGCGTACCGAGCGTCGATGATGGTGTAGGTGAGCTGGCCGGCAGTCCAGCAGGTCATGGCGGCGGTGATGAAGGTCCAGGCGCGGTTGAAGCGGCCGCTGAGGTGGCGGGCGGCGCGGGCGCTGAGGATGGTGGCGAGCGCGTAGCTGCTGAAGAAGGCGAGGTTGCCGATCAGGTCGCGGGTGGTGGCGGGGGGCGCGCCGAGCAGCACCCAGGCGGTGTGCAGGGCGCTGAGCAGCAGCGTGACGCGCAGGGTGAGGGCAGGGGGCGCAGGCTGGGTCATAACCAGATTCGGCGGGGCCGGAGTGTCATTGTGGTTACGATACCCGAGCGGGTCTGACAGTGCTCTTCCGGTGGGGGTTGTGCTTGGGCGTGGGGGCGTGTAGGGTGCGTGTTCTGCTGACGGGTTGACGGCGCGCAAGCTTGTGTCCTGAGCTGAATTCGTCGGCAACACTTCTGCTAGCATCAGAATATGAAGCGTAGATTCCGCGAAGACCCTTATCCGGCCAGCGGACGCGGCTACGTCCACGTCTGCCCCACCTGCACCGCCCCTATGCCCCTGTACGACACCCGCGACGGCGACCAGGCCTACTGGTGCCACACCTGCGACCGCGGCCACCGCGCCAGCGACCCCCCACCCGAAGCGCTCCGCCCGCTCCAGAACGCCGGTTAACCCCGCTGCGCTATGCTGACGACATGGACCGCCTGGAGGGACAAGTCATCGCCGTCACCAACGCCGACAGCGGCTACGGACGCACCGTCAGCGCCGCCCTCGCGCGCGCCGGCGCCAGCGTCGTCCTGATCGGCAGCAACCCCGAAACGCTCGCCGCCCTCGCCAGCACCCTGGAACAAAGCGGCGGCCACGCCATCCCCCTCAAAGCCGACGTCGGCGTTCCCCTCGACTGGATGAGCGCCCAGACGCGCATCACCGAAATCTTCGGCGCGCTGCACGGCGTCGTCCACCTCGCCGACAAACGCGCGCACGCCACCTTCACTTTCCTGAGCGAAAACGAGTGGCTCGACCTCTTCAACTGCAACGTGAAGAGCAGCGTCAGCATCACGCAGATCCTGCGCCGCCGCCTGCCCGGCGTGTGGCTCACCATCGTCGGCCCGCACGCCGACGAACGCGGCCTGCACGTCGCCCCGCAGCGGGGCGCGCTCGGCGGCCTCGTCCGCCACGCCCACGAAGAGGACCTGCGCGTCAACATGGTCCTCCCTTCCCGCGCCAGCGGCAGCGACGACGCCCTCGACAAACCCCTCGCGGACGCCGTCACCATGCTCGCCAACCCGAACATGCGGCACCTGCGCGGCAACATCATGCAGGTGCCGCTGCCGCCCCTGCCGGACACGCGCGGCACCGACCCCAACCTCCCCCCCTACCTGTACCGCTGACGCCGCATGAAGTGCCCCTACTGCAGCGCCCCCGACAGCAAGGTCGTGAACTCCCGCAGCTCCGACGACGGCACCGCCATCCGCCGACGCCGCGAATGCCTCGCGTGCGCGCGGCGCTTCACGACGTACGAACGCGCGCAGCTCGAACCGCTGATGGTCGTCAAACGCGGCGGCGTCCGCCAGGCGTTCAACCCGGACAAACTCCTGCGCGGCCTCACGCTCGCCACCGAGAAACGCCCCGTCACCGAAGAGCAGCTGCGCGCGTTCGCGTACAGCTTCGAGGACGAGGTGCAGACGCCGGAAATCAGCAGCGAGGAAATCGGACGGCGCGCCATGAACTTCCTCAAACCGCTCGACGAGGTCGCGTACATCCGCTTCGCGAGCGTGTACCGGGACTTCGACAGCCTGGAGCGCTTCATCGAGGAAATCCGCGGCCTCAAGGACGAAAGCTAGGCCGCCGCATCAAGCGGGGCCCCCACCAGGTGAGGGCCCCGCGGCTCTACCGCCGACGGAACCAGTGCTGCACGCTGCCGACCACGCCCCGGCGGAAGAACAGCACCACCAGCACGAACACCAGCCCGGTCATGATGCCCACCGGGATGTTCGCCTCAGTGAGCACGTCCCGCAGCAGCAGCACCAGGGCCGCGCCGACCACCGGCCCGAACAGCGTGCCGGTCCCGCCGAGCAGCGTCATCATCACGACTTCGCCGGACGTGCGCCAGCTCACGACGTCCAGGCTGACCACGCCGTGCCCGAAGGTGTAGAGCGTGCCTGCCAGGCCGCTCAGCGCCGCGGAGATCAGGAACGCCATGAGCTTGAAGCGCGTGGGGTTGTACCCGATGCTCTGCGCGCGCGTGGCGTTGTCCCGCACCGCCTGCAGGGTCTTCCCGAACGGGCTGCGCACCGTGCGGTACGCGACGTAGAACCCCGCAGCGAACACCGCGAGCGCGAAGTAGTACCGGGTGACGCCGTTCGTGAAGTCCAGGCCGAGCAGGTTCGGGCGGGTGAGCCCCTGCAGGCCGTTCTCGCCGCCGGTCACGTCCGTCCACTGCAGCGCGAGGAACGACAGCATCTGCGCGAACGCCAGGGTGATCATGCTGAAGTAGATGCCGAGCGAGCGGACGCTCAGGAACCCCACGGGCACGGCGAGCAGCAACGCCGCGGCGGTCCCGCCCAGCAGGGCGACCGGCACGCCCTGCCCGTGCCCGAGCAGGTACGCGCTCGCGTACGCGCTCACGCCCCAGAAGGCCGCGTGCCCGAAGCTGAGCAGCCCACTGAACCCGAACAGCAGGTCGAACGCGACCGCGAAGAGCCCCCACGCGAGAATGTCGATGGCGAGCACCGGGTAGATGACGTGCGGCAGGGCCAGCAGCGCCAGCCCGAGCCCGGCGAGCCACGCGGCGCGCGTGCGGCGCGCGCGCCCGTCCGCGGCGGGAAGAGGGGTGCTGACGGCGCTCACCGCGCGCCCTCCGGCAGCCCGAACAGGCCACTCGGGCGCACCAGCAGCACCACGGCCATCAGGATGAACACCAGGGTATTGGCGATGGGCGGGTAGAAGGCCGCGCCGATGGCCGACAAGACCCCCACCGCGAACCCGGTGACGACGCTGCCCAGGATGCTGCCCATCCCGCCGATCACGACCACCGCGAACGTCGTGATGATCAGCTCGGCGCCCATGTACGGCTCGACGCTGTAGATGGGCGCCGCGAGCACCCCGGCGAGCCCGGCGAGGGCCACGCCCACGCCGAACACGCCCGTCACCCAGCGGCCCACGTTGATGCCGAACGCGCGCGTCACGCCCGGGTTCTCGGTGGCGGCGCGGATGGTGGCGCCCACGCGGGTCCGTTCAATCACGAACCACGTGATCAGGCACACCGCGAGCGCCAGGGCAATCACGAACAGGCGGTACTTCGGGAAGATCACGAACCCGAGGTTCACGACGCCCGCGAGGGCCGCCGGGGGCGTGAACGGCGCGCTCGACACGTCGAAGCGGCTGAGCATTACCTGCTTCACGAGGTCCTGCGTGAGCAGCGTCAGCCCGAAGGTCAGCAGCAGGTTATAACTGTGGTCCAGACCGTACAGGCGGGACAGCAGCGTCCGCTCCAGCAGCATGCCGAGCGCCCCCACCAGCAACGGCGCCAGAAGCAGACTCGGCCAGAAGCCCAGCCCGAACGCCTGCCCCAACGCGAACGCCGTGAACGCCCCCAGCATGTACAGCGCGCCGTGCATGAAGTTCACGATGCGTAGCATCCCGAAGATCACCGCGAGGCCGAGGCTGAGCAGCGCGTAGAACGCGCCGTTCACGAGACCGTTGAACACCTGAATCAGCAGCAGTTGCGTGTTCATGCTCGCTCCGTACGGGCGACGCCGCGCCCCTCCACGCCGGTTTCGGCGTCACTCAGAATTTGCATTTGCTTTCGCTCAGCGGCTGGAACGCGCGCGCGGCGGGAATCGTGGCGACTTTCGCGTAGATGTCGCCCGGCTCCTTGCTCTGCGCCCGGCTCTTGACCTGCACGGTGTACACGTCGAGGATCACGCGGTGGTCCTGCGGGCGGATGTAGGCGTTACGCGCGAAGAAGTCACTGAAGCGGTACCCTTCGAGGGCCTTCACGACGGCGTCGCCGTTGTCGCTGCGGGCGCGCGCGACCGCCTGCAGGTACTGCATGGTGGCGCTGTACACGCCGGCCTGCGCGAAGGTGGGTTTCTTCTTGAAGGCCTTCTCGAATTTCGCGGCGAAGTCGCGGGCGCGCTGGTCGAGGTTCCAGTACCACGGCACAGTCGCGAGCGCGCCCGCGAAGGCGTCCTGGCCGAGCGCGGCGACGTCCGTCTCGAACAGCAGGCCGATCCCGAGGCCGATGCCCTGCTGACGCAACCCGAACTCGTTGTACTGCTTCACGACGTTCACGAGGTCCGCGCCGGCCTGCATGGTCCCGAAGATTTTCGGTTTGAGGCCCTGCGCCTTGAGCAGGTACGAGGAGAAGTCGGTGTTCGGGAACGGCGTCGCCTCGGCATTCGTGACGAGCTTGCCTTTGTTCTCGCTGATGGCGCTGGCGAACTGGCGGCTGAGGTCCTGCCCGAACGCGTAGTTCGGGTACATGATGTACCAGCTGTTCCCGCCGCGTTTCGTGACGGCCGTGCCGGTGCCGTTGGCGAGCATGTAGTTGTCGTACGCGTAGTGGAAGGTGTACTTGCTGCACTTCTCGTTCGTGAGGGCGGTGGTGCCGCCCGTGACGACCATCACGGGGATCTTCTTCTGCCGCGCGACTTCGGACGCGGCGAGCGCGGCGCTGCTGGTGGGGAGGTCCATCAGGACGTCCACGTTCTGCCGGTCGATCATCTCGGCGGCTTTGTTGCTGGCAACGTCCGCTTTGTTCTGGTGGTCGACGCCCACGACCTGCACCTTGCCTTTGAAGCTGGGGTTGGCGCGCATGAAGTCGTCGGCGGCCATCTGCGCGGCGCGGACGCTGCCCTGCCCGGACAGTTCGCTGTACACGCCGGACAGGTCGGTGAGCACGCCGACCTTCACGACGTTGTCGGTGAGCCGGGCGTTCTGCGCGACGGCGCTGCTGGTGACGAGGGCGACGGTAAGCAGGGCGGTCAGGGTGGTGTTGCGCATGGGTTCCCTCCGTGGGTCAGATGCTGAGGTGCCGGGTGAGGTCGTCGCGGCGCGCGTCCACGTCATGGCGGTGGACTTCGTCGACGATGTGACCGTCAACGAGGACGTAATGCCGGTCGGCGAGGCGCGTGGCGAAGCGCAGGTTCTGCTCGACAAGGATGATCGCGAGCCCCTCCCGCTTCAGGGTTTCGAGCATGGCGGCGATGCGTTCCACGATCACGGGCGCGAGGCCCTCGCTGGGTTCGTCGAGCAGCAGGAGTTTCGGGGCGCCGCGCAGGACGCGCACGATCGCGAGCATCTGCTGCTCCCCGCCGCTGAGTTTGCTGCCGGGGTGGTGGCCGCGTTCGCGCAGCACCGGGAACGTGTCGTAGATGCGCTCGAGCGTCCACCCGCCGGGCCGCGCGGGCGGCAGCTCCAGGTTCTCGCGGACTGTGAGGGTGCTCATGATGGCCCGCTCCTCAGGCACCCACGCAACGCCGCGCGCGGCGATCTGGTGACTGCCGAGGCGCGCGAGCCGCTCCTCCCGGAAGGTGATCTCGCCGGTCCGGCTGCGCAGGACGCCCATGATGCTCTTGAGGGTGGTGCTCTTGCCGGCGCCGTTGCGGCCGATCAGGCTCACGACCTCGCCGGGCTGCACGCTGAGGTTCACGCCGTGCAGCACGTGACTCTGACCGTAGTACGCGTTCAGGTCGCGGACGCTCAACAGCGGCGCGGAGGGCGCGGGCGAGGCCAGTGGGGCGTGGGGCGCCGTCACGGGTGCGCCTCCTGCCCCAGGTACGCCTCGATCACGCGCGGGTCGCGGCGGACCTCCTCGTATGTGCCGGTGGCGAGCACCTGCCCGTACTGCAGCACCGTGATGCGGTGCGCGAGCTGCGCGACGACACTCATGTTGTGCTCCACGAGGACGACGGTGCGTCCGCGCGCCACCTCCCGCACAAGCGCGATGACCCGCGCGATCCCTTCGGAGCCCATGCCGCTCGTCGGTTCGTCGAGCAGGAGCACCCGCGGGTTCTGCGCGAGCGACAGGCCGATTTCCAGCTGGCGTTTCTCGCCGTGGCTGAGGTCCGCCGCGGGTCGGTCGCGGGCCCAGTCGAGGCCCACCTGCGCGAGCAGGTCGTCCGCGCGCGCGCTGAAAGCGTCCATCGCGCCGAGCGGCGTGAGGAACCGCCCGGGCAGGCGTGTACCCGCCTGCAACGCCACCAGCAGGTTCTCGCGGACCGTGAGGGTCGGGAAGACGCTGCTGATCTGAAACGAGCGCGACAGGCCGCGCCGCACGATGGCGTCCGGCGGCAGCGGGTCAATGCGCTCCCCGAACAGGTGCACCTCGCCGCTGCTGGGCTTCAGGAAGCCGGACAGCA encodes:
- a CDS encoding SDR family NAD(P)-dependent oxidoreductase, whose product is MDRLEGQVIAVTNADSGYGRTVSAALARAGASVVLIGSNPETLAALASTLEQSGGHAIPLKADVGVPLDWMSAQTRITEIFGALHGVVHLADKRAHATFTFLSENEWLDLFNCNVKSSVSITQILRRRLPGVWLTIVGPHADERGLHVAPQRGALGGLVRHAHEEDLRVNMVLPSRASGSDDALDKPLADAVTMLANPNMRHLRGNIMQVPLPPLPDTRGTDPNLPPYLYR
- a CDS encoding ABC transporter substrate-binding protein; the encoded protein is MRNTTLTALLTVALVTSSAVAQNARLTDNVVKVGVLTDLSGVYSELSGQGSVRAAQMAADDFMRANPSFKGKVQVVGVDHQNKADVASNKAAEMIDRQNVDVLMDLPTSSAALAASEVARQKKIPVMVVTGGTTALTNEKCSKYTFHYAYDNYMLANGTGTAVTKRGGNSWYIMYPNYAFGQDLSRQFASAISENKGKLVTNAEATPFPNTDFSSYLLKAQGLKPKIFGTMQAGADLVNVVKQYNEFGLRQQGIGLGIGLLFETDVAALGQDAFAGALATVPWYWNLDQRARDFAAKFEKAFKKKPTFAQAGVYSATMQYLQAVARARSDNGDAVVKALEGYRFSDFFARNAYIRPQDHRVILDVYTVQVKSRAQSKEPGDIYAKVATIPAARAFQPLSESKCKF
- the nrdR gene encoding transcriptional regulator NrdR — encoded protein: MKCPYCSAPDSKVVNSRSSDDGTAIRRRRECLACARRFTTYERAQLEPLMVVKRGGVRQAFNPDKLLRGLTLATEKRPVTEEQLRAFAYSFEDEVQTPEISSEEIGRRAMNFLKPLDEVAYIRFASVYRDFDSLERFIEEIRGLKDES
- a CDS encoding branched-chain amino acid ABC transporter permease, which codes for MSAVSTPLPAADGRARRTRAAWLAGLGLALLALPHVIYPVLAIDILAWGLFAVAFDLLFGFSGLLSFGHAAFWGVSAYASAYLLGHGQGVPVALLGGTAAALLLAVPVGFLSVRSLGIYFSMITLAFAQMLSFLALQWTDVTGGENGLQGLTRPNLLGLDFTNGVTRYYFALAVFAAGFYVAYRTVRSPFGKTLQAVRDNATRAQSIGYNPTRFKLMAFLISAALSGLAGTLYTFGHGVVSLDVVSWRTSGEVVMMTLLGGTGTLFGPVVGAALVLLLRDVLTEANIPVGIMTGLVFVLVVLFFRRGVVGSVQHWFRRR
- a CDS encoding NUDIX hydrolase, giving the protein MSADVKVAAAPAARRRRRRRRGGRPDGDGAAPAAKPQASTPARTRAPKPPKKPMAEPRIGVGSIVLRGDEILLVRERGRWSLPKGGLEAGELVQTGAIRETYEETGLRVETRELAFIVEFHAQTWGHHLQFFYVGREVGGTLGPRDPDKEVQEAKFIPIRQLREYLRFRPRLLALEAWLKERRPRHFVFDLDQEPAMLRKRRRVDGAADAVE
- a CDS encoding branched-chain amino acid ABC transporter permease, which produces MNTQLLLIQVFNGLVNGAFYALLSLGLAVIFGMLRIVNFMHGALYMLGAFTAFALGQAFGLGFWPSLLLAPLLVGALGMLLERTLLSRLYGLDHSYNLLLTFGLTLLTQDLVKQVMLSRFDVSSAPFTPPAALAGVVNLGFVIFPKYRLFVIALALAVCLITWFVIERTRVGATIRAATENPGVTRAFGINVGRWVTGVFGVGVALAGLAGVLAAPIYSVEPYMGAELIITTFAVVVIGGMGSILGSVVTGFAVGVLSAIGAAFYPPIANTLVFILMAVVLLVRPSGLFGLPEGAR
- a CDS encoding ABC transporter ATP-binding protein, with protein sequence MTVALQARDLCRDFRGFQATNHVHLDIHEGEIHAVIGPNGAGKTTLFNLLSGFLKPSSGEVHLFGERIDPLPPDAIVRRGLSRSFQISSVFPTLTVRENLLVALQAGTRLPGRFLTPLGAMDAFSARADDLLAQVGLDWARDRPAADLSHGEKRQLEIGLSLAQNPRVLLLDEPTSGMGSEGIARVIALVREVARGRTVVLVEHNMSVVAQLAHRITVLQYGQVLATGTYEEVRRDPRVIEAYLGQEAHP
- a CDS encoding ABC transporter ATP-binding protein, with the translated sequence MTAPHAPLASPAPSAPLLSVRDLNAYYGQSHVLHGVNLSVQPGEVVSLIGRNGAGKSTTLKSIMGVLRSRTGEITFREERLARLGSHQIAARGVAWVPEERAIMSTLTVRENLELPPARPGGWTLERIYDTFPVLRERGHHPGSKLSGGEQQMLAIVRVLRGAPKLLLLDEPSEGLAPVIVERIAAMLETLKREGLAIILVEQNLRFATRLADRHYVLVDGHIVDEVHRHDVDARRDDLTRHLSI
- a CDS encoding putative bifunctional diguanylate cyclase/phosphodiesterase, which encodes MTQPAPPALTLRVTLLLSALHTAWVLLGAPPATTRDLIGNLAFFSSYALATILSARAARHLSGRFNRAWTFITAAMTCWTAGQLTYTIIDARYATVPYPSPAEIGFVLFPPLFLAGIGYMFNAPAGRVQTATFALDVAIVLLTLASVPVIGLNVNTLLHDHPIVVAQHISNLLLLTTMMVFALRQPHNPARAYTGWLTLALLLFGTAHILYGNLVTRGLYAVGSPLDPLWVWAAALIGLAAHRSVMPATARRATHTGGRWATIAPVVLRLLPYLAITVTFIRAFAGARATGPDTLTLITALLVVARLSLTEYQNAHLQRQLQRQAYLDALTGLPNRAALQRDLPNLIESAAMTGVPLAVLFIDLDRFKPINDLFGHATGDVVLREACARVQRHLRPNDLIARVGGDELVVVLCDLNADAPGATAEHAAARLLDHLAQPFRVDGRQLTLSASIGIAHVPADTTDASTALSYADLAMYQAKQAGRNTHRTFQHDWHHQSSAQFELDAQLQGAAARGEFELHYQPLVDARTGTLRSFEALLRWHNPTLGAVSPAQFIPVAETRGLIVPIGEWVLRAACRQLRAWHAAGYTHARVSVNVSALQFALPDFVRSVEATLRTHGVPGHALAVELTESTLIQDLEASNAKLAALHALGVRTALDDFGTGYSSLSYLQRLHVNTLKIDRSFMQAIDGRGGALVRAITHLAHDLDLRVVVEGVETAQQLRTVQALGGDTVQGYHVSRPLPVAQAEAFLRAARPALEPWPDP